Within the Mycobacterium gordonae genome, the region GGGATGAGTGTCGCGGTCTTCCAGTTCGTCAAGAGCGCGAAGTGGAAGGTGGGCGAGGAAACCGCATTTCGCGAGCTCGGCCAGCTGCACGAGCGCACTGGTGTGGGCGGTGCGGTCGAATGGCACAAGATGGGTTCGGGCTGGTCCTGGATACGCAAGTCTCGCAAAGCCGGCAGCGAAGTCGACCACGCCGCCGCGGCCGCCGACGGCTGGGCCGAGATCCGGCGGCGGCTGGCAGAGCAACGGCATGACTTCTATGTCCTCGACGAGTTCACCTACCCGCTGAAGTGGGGTTGGCTCGATGTCGAGGAAGTGGTGGAAGCGCTGGGGGAACGGCCCGGTCACCAGCATGTGGTGATCACCGGCCGCGATGCCCCGCCTCGCCTCGTCGAGGCCGCCGACCTGGTGACCGAGATGGGCAAGGTGAAGCATCCGATGGACGCCGGCCGCAAGGGGCAGAAAGGCATCGAGTGGTGAGCGCCAGGTGACCTCGACACCCGCGGTCGTCATTGCCGCCCCCGCATCGGGCAGCGGAAAGACCACGCTGGCAACGGGTTTGATCGGAGCACTGCGCCGGGCCGGCCACCAGGTGGCGCCGTTCAAGGTCGGCCCGGACTTCATCGACCCCGGCTACCACGCGCTGGCCGCCGGGCGGGCCGGCCGCAACCTCGACCCGGTGATGGTGGGGGACAAGCTGATCGGCCCGCTGTTCGGCCACGGTGCCCGCGGTGCCGACATCGCGGTGGTCGAAGGGGTGATGGGCCTGTTCGACGGCCGGATCGGCCCCGACGTCACCGGTGCTGCGACGGGATCGACCGCGCACGTCGCGAGACTGCTCGGTGCGCCGGTGATTCTGGTGGTCGACGCGCGCGGTCAGAGCCACAGCATCGCCGCACTGCTGCACGGGTTTTCCACCTTCGACCCGCAGACCCGGATCTGCGGTGTGATCCTCAACCGGATCGGCACGGCCCGGCACGAGCTGGTGCTGCGGCAGGCCTGTGAACAGGCGGGTGTCCCGGTGCTGGGCGCAATTCCGCGAACCGCCAAATTGGAGCTTCCGACAAGGTATCTGGGCCTGGTCACCGCGGCGGAGTACGGTCGGCATGCTCAGCAGGCGATCGAGGCGATGACGGATCTGGTGACGCGTCACGTCGATCTCGCCGGCGTGGTGGCGACCGCCGGCAGCCGCGTCGGCGCCCCGCCGTGGGATCCGGCAACCGTCGTCCGGCCCGTCGGGTGTCGGGTTCGGGTCGCCCTGGCCGCAGGCAAAGCGTTCACCTTCGGGTACGTCGAACACGCCGAGTTGCTGCGGGCCGCCGGCGCGCAGGTCGTTGAGTTCGATCCGCTCAGCGACGTCCTGCCCGAGGCGACCGACGCCGTACTGCTGCCCGGCGGATTCCCCGAACAGTTCACCGCGGAGCTGTCCGCCAATGACGTCGTGCGGCGTCAGATCGCCGCACTGGCGGCCGCCGGCGCCCCCGTGCATGCGGAGTGCGCCGGCCTCATTTATCTGGCCGACGATCTGGACGGATTTCCGATGTGCGGCGTGTTGGCCGGGTCGGCGCAGTTCACCCAGCGACTCACCCTGGGTTACCGGGACGCGGTGGCCGTTGCCGACTCGTCGCTGTACGCGGCCGGACAGCGAGTGGTGGGGCACGAATTCCATCGGACCACGGTCACCTTCGCAGACAGCTACCAGCCGGCCTGGGTGTACCGGGGCGGGGGCGTGGATCGCAAACACGACGGCGCCGTCCACGGCGGTGTGCACGCTTCGTATCTGCATACTCATCCGGCGGCGGCGCCCGCCGCGGTGGCTCGTTTCGTCGCCCATGCGGGCAAGGCGCGGGCGTAGCGCGACATTAAGCTTGGGCGGTGACCGAGAGCCCCTATCTGGTGGGACTGAGACTGACCGGCCGAAAGGTCGTCATCGTCGGCGGGGGAGGCGTCGCTCAGCGCCGGTTACCGCTGCTCATCGCCAGCGGCGCCGACGTGCATGTCATCTCCCGCGGCGCCACCGCGGCAGTCGAGGCGATGGACGGGATCACCCTGTCGCTGCGCGAATACCGCGACGGCGACCTCGACGGCGCCTGGTATGCGCTGGCGGCCACCGACGACCCGCAGGTGAACGAGGCGATCGTCGCCGAGGCCGAACGGCGCCACGTCTTCTGCGTTCGCGCCGACATTGCCGTCGAGGGAACCGCGGTCACGCCGGCGTCCTTCACCTACGCGGGACTGTCGGTGGGTGTGCTGGCCGGCGGCGAACACCGCCGTTCGGCCGCCATCCGGTCCGCTATCCGGGAGGCACTGCAGCAGGGCATCATCACGGCAGAGAGCTCCGACTGGAGTTCCGAGGACGTCGTGCGCGGCGGGGTGGCGCTGGTCGGCGGCGGTCCGGGTGATCCCGAACTGATCACCGTCCGTGGCCGCCGACTGCTCGCCCAGGCCGATGTGGTGGTCGCCGACCGGCTTGCCCCGCCGGAACTGCTGGCCGAGTTGTCGCCGCATGTCGAGGTGATCGATGCGGCCAAGATCCCCTACGGCCGCGCGATGGCCCAGGACGCGATCAATGACGTGCTGATCGACCGTGCCCGGGCCGGCAAGTTCGTGGTGCGGCTCAAAGGGGGCGATCCGTTCGTGTTCGCCCGGGGGTATGAGGAAGTCCTGGCGTGCGCGGAAGCGGGAATTCCGGTGACCGTGGTGCCGGGTGTGACGAGTGCCATAGCTGTGCCCGCTCTGGCCGGAGTTCCGGTCACCCACAGGGCGACAAATCACGAGTTCGTGGTGGTCAGCGGCCATTTGGCGCCCGATCATCCCGAATCGTTAGTGAATTGGGACGCTTTGGCAGCAATGTCGGGCACCATCGTTTTGCTGATGGCGGTCGAACGGATCGAACTATTCGTCGCCGCGTTGCTGAAAGGCGGTCGACCTGCGGATACTCCGGTGATTGTGGTGCAACACGGAACGACAGCGGCGCAGCAGACGTTGCGGGCGACCCTCTCAGACACGCCGGAGAAGGTCCGAGCGGAGGGTGTTCGACCTCCCGCGATCATTGTTATCGGGCCCGTCGCAGGCTTCCGCGGCGTTCGGGGTTTAAACAATTCTTAAGATTACTGTAAGGTAACCCGCTATGACGGCTCTCAACGACTCAGAGCGGGCAATCCACCCTTGGACTGAGGGACGCTCGGAACGTTCGGCCCAGGAGCGTCCCACTCGAACAGTGGAGACCCCTTTGCAGCGCATGAGCAGGTACTACCCGACGTGGCTACCGTCACACCGGTTTATCGCCGCGGTGATCGCCATCGGCGGGATGCAGTTGTTGGCCACCATGGACAGCACCGTCGCCATCGTCGCGCTTCCTAAGATTCAGAACGAGCTCAGCCTTTCCGACGCCGGTCGGAGCTGGGTGATCACCGCCTACGTGCTGACCTTCGGTGGGTTGATGCTGCTCGGCGGTCGCCTCGGCGACACCATCGGGCGCAAGCGCACCTTCATCGTCGGTGTCGCGCTGTTCACCATCTCGTCGGTGCTCTGCGCGGTGGCCTGGGACGAGGTGACGCTCGTCATCGCCCGGCTCTCGCAGGGCGTGGGTTCGGCGATCGCCTCGCCGACCGGGTTGGCGCTGGTGGCGACCACCTTCCCGAAGGGCCCGGCGCGTAACGCCGCGACGGCGGTCTTCGCCGCCATGACGGCGATCGGGTCAGTGATGGGGCTGGTGGTCGGCGGCGCGCTGACCGAGTACTCCTGGCGGCTGGCGTTCATGGTCAACGTGCCGATCGGCTTGGTGATGATCTACCTAGCCCGGACCGCGCTGCGCGAGACCAACCGTGAGCGGATGAAGCTCGACGCCGCCGGAGCCATGTTGGCCACGCTGGCCTGCACCGCCGCTGTGTTCGCCTTCTCGGTGGGCCCGGAGAAGGGCTGGCTCTCGATCACCACCCTCGGCTCCGGTGTGGTGGCGATCGTGGCGGCTATCGCCTTCGCGATCGTCGAGCGCAGCGCCGAAAACCCGGTCATCCCGTTCCAGCTGTTCCGCGACCGCAATCGACTGGTCACGTTCACCGCGATCTTCCTGGCCGGCGGCGTCATGTTCAGCCTGACGGTATCCATCGGCCTGTACGTGCAGGACATCCTGGGTTACAGCGCGCTCGGCGCGGGCATCGGCTTCATCCCGTTCGTCATCGCCATGGGCATCGGCCTCGGGATCTCGTCGCAGCTGGTGTCGCGGTTCTCGCCGCGCGTGCTGACGATCGGCGGCGGCTGGCTGCTGCTGGGCGCGATGATCTACGGATCGATGTGCATGCACCGTGGTGCGCCGTACTTCCCGAACCTGGTGCTGCCGATCGTGATCGGCGGGATCGGCATCGGCATGGTGGTCGTCCCGCTCACACTGGCCGCGATCGCCGGCGTCGGTTTCGACCAGATCGGCCCGGTCTCGGCGATGACGCTGATGCTGCAGAGCCTGGGTGGGCCGTTGGTGCTGGCCGTCATCCAGGCCGTGATCACCTCTCGGACGCTGTTCCTGGGCGGCACGACCGGCCCGGTGAAGTTCATGAACGACGCGCAGTTGCAGGCTCTCGACCACGGCTACACCTACGGCCTGCTGTGGATCGCCGGAGCGGCCGTCATCGTCGGCATCGCGGCCCTGTTCATCGGCTACACGCCCGAGCAGGTGGCCCACGCCCAGGAGGTCAAGGAAGCGATCGACGCCGGGGAGCTGTAACGCACCCGGCTGGCCGTTCGAGTCGTCACACCAGCCCCACCAGTCTCTGGAAAATTCGGGTGTCTTGCTGCCCGCCTCTGCGCGACAGAACGAGCTGTCGCTACAAGGTGGGCAGCGCCGGTGCCAAAATTCCCAGGGGCCAGTGTGGCGCATGTGACTCGCTAGTGGTGGTTTCGCGCTGAGCCGGTGGGCGCGCAGGTCCCCGTGATTGCCGCGTCCCGTCGAGGCTGCGAATTTGCAGGGCTCTACTCGCACTTTCTCGGCAATTCTGCAGGCTCGATGATGCGCTGAGCCCTGGGTGGGCACCGCTTCGCGCCCCGGCCCGAGCCCGATGTGACGCCCGGCGCACTCGGGCCCCAAGTAGGCTTGCCGCCTGTGATCACCCGGATGTCCGAGCTGTTCCTGCGTACCCTGCGCGATGACCCCGCCGACGCAGAGGTGGCCAGCCACAAACTGCTGATCCGCGCCGGATACGTCCGACCCATCGCGCCCGGCTTGTACAGCTGGCTTCCGCTCGGCCTGAAAGTTCTGCGCAACATCGAACGCGTCGTCCGCGAGGAAATGGACGCGATCGGCGGCCAGGAGATCCTGTTCCCCGCCCTGCTGCCGCGCGCGCCCTACGAGACCACCAACAGGTGGACCGAATACGGTGACAGCGTGTTCCGGGTCAAGGACAGGCGCGGCAACGACTACATGCTGGGGCCCACCCACGAGGAGCTGTTCACCCTGACCGTCAAGGGCGAGTACAGCTCCTACAAAGACTTTCCGCTGACGCTGTACCAAATCCAGAACAAATACCGCGACGAGGCACGCCCCCGCGCCGGCATCCTGCGCGGGCGCGAGTTCGTCATGAAGGACTCGTACTCCTTCGACCTCGACGCCGCCGGGCTCAAGGCCTCTTACCACGCGCACCGCGAGGCGTACCAGCGCATCTTCGAGCGGCTCAGCGTGCGCTACGTGATCGTGTCCGCGGTGTCGGGTGCGATGGGCGGCAGCGCCTCCGAGGAATTCCTGGCCGAAAGCCCGGTCGGTGAGGACACCTTCGTCCGGTGCGTGGAGTCCGGTTACGCCGCCAACGTCGAAGCGGTCACCACTGCCCGGCCCGACGCACAACCCATCGAGGGCCTGCCCGCAGCCGAGGTCCACGACACCGGCGACACCCCGACCATCGCCACCTTGGTCACCTGGGCCAACGAGGCTCTGGACCGCACCGTCACGGCCGCGGACACCCTGAAGAACGTGCTGCTGAAGGTTCGCCAGCCCGGCGGTGACTGGGAGCTGCTGGCCATCGGTGTGCCCGGTGACCGCGAGGTTGACGACAAGCGGCTCGGCGCGGCGTTGGAACCGGCCGAGTACGCCCTGCTCGGTGACGCCGACTTCGCCAGGTACCCATTCCTGGTCAAGGGTTATATCGGTCCGAAAGCATTGCGGGACAACGACGTTCGTTATCTCGTGGATCCGCGGGTGGTGGACGGCACCAGTTGGATCACCGGCGCCGACGAGCCGGGCCGGCACGTGGTGGGTTTGGTGGCGGGCCGGGACTTCACCGCGGACGGCACCATCGAGGCCGCCGAAGTGCGCGAGGGCGACCCGTCTCCCGACGGCGCTGGACCGCTGGTGATGGCCCGCGGCATCGAGATCGGCCACATCTTCCAGCTCGGCCGCAAATACACCGACGCCTTCAGCGCCGACGTGCTCGGCGAGGATGGCAAGCCGGTGCGGCTGACCATGGGCTCCTACGGTATCGGGGTGTCGCGGCTGGTAGCCGTCGTCGCAGAGCAACACCACGACGCGCTCGGCCTGCGCTGGCCGGCCTCGATCTCCCCGTTCGGGGTGCATCTGGTGATGGCCAACAAGGATCCCGACGCCCGGGTGGGCGCCGCCAAGCTGGCCGCTGACCTGGACAAGATCGGGATGGACGTGCTGCTGGACGACCGCCAGGCCTCGCCGGGGGTCAAGTTCAAGGACGCCGAGCTGCTCGGCGTGCCCTGGATCGTCGTGGTGGGCCGCGGCTGGGCGGACGGCCGGGTGGAGCTGCGCAACCGGTACAGCGGGGAGACCAGCGAGCTGGCTGTCAGCGACTCGCTCACCACGGACCTGGTGGCGGCCATCAGCGCCTGACGGCGATCGCAAGCGCGGCATAGCCGGGCGCGGCGGGTCGCCGCCATCAAGCCCCGCGGCGATCGCAAGCGCGGCATAGCCGGGCGCGGCGGGTCGCCGCCATCAAGCCCCGCGGCGATCGCAAGCGCGGCATAGCCGGGCGCGGCGGGTCGCCGCCATCAAGCCCCGCCCCAGACCTACTCGTTGCCGCCCGGGAACGTCGAATTGATCGGCCAACCGCCGAGCACCTTGTTCCACCGCGCGGCCATCACCGCGCTCTGGGTCAGTGCGGTCGAGGCGAACGCACGATCCTCGGCGGTCTCGGCGTGCTCGACCACCGCCCGCCACGCCGTCGCCCCGTCGTTTTCCATCCGTGCCGCCAGCCGCGCCGCATCCGCCGGGCTGCCCACCGGCGAGGGCAGCTGATAACCGGCCGCGGCCGGTGCCGGGGTGACCTTGCGGGCAGTCAGCATCGCGATGACGTCGTCGCGACGCTGGCGGTGCTGATTGAGCGCCTCCACCACCAGGTCGTTGACGCTGGGCGGGGACAGCGCGGAGACGATGCCGTAGCCGTAGATGGTGCCGTGCTCGACCGCCAGCGCATCGCTGAGGGCCGCGACATCGGCGTCTTTACCGCCGGGACTCATATCGACGGGCCTCCGGGCACCAGGGCAACCTCGCAGGATGCGGTGCACGAGGCGGCGATCGAGGCGAGCAACCCGGCCCGGTAGCCCGACGAGGTCGACACCAGGCGGTTGGCGTCGTCCGCCGACTTGCGCAGCGAGTCGATCACGTCCGAGACCGGCGGCGCAGGCGGCGGCGGAGCCTGCGGCTCGGTCGGGCTGGGGGTGGCACTAGAGATGCTTGTTTCGCTGGTCGAGGAGACTAGCTTGCCGGCCGCGCGGGCAATCTCGGTGGACAGCGCCCGTGCGTGCGCGGCGCGCTGGGTAGCGACCACGGTCAGCGCGGCCGCGATCTGCGGGGGACTGCCGATCGCTCCGGCGGCCGCGGCGGCCAGCGCGCTGTCGCGCCGCGCCTGATCCAACGGGCCAACAAGCTCCTCGACGGCCGGGGACTTGGGCGCCGACTCGCCGCAGGCGGTTGCCGCCACCCCGAGTGCAGCGAGAGCGGCACCACCGGCGAGCACACGCCGCCGGCTGATGACGCGTACTGCTCTGGGCACGCCCCACATCCTGCCATCACCGGGCACCGCGGCAGCGCCAGCCACGACGCGGTCGAACGCCGACCCGGACCCGACCTGGGATCGCGACGTTGTTGAACGGGCGTCAGTAGCCGATCCTGGCGTATCGTGGGTAGCTGGCTCTCTGAGTTCGCTGTGAAAGCCGCGCGCACGCCGATTGACCGACAACTCAAGATGAGGAGCTCGCCGTGACCACCGGGCTACCTTCGCAGACGCAGGTGATCGAGCTACTGGCCGGAGAATTCGCGCGTGCCGGTTACGAGATTGAAGACGTGGTCATCGACAGCCGCATCCGCCCGCCGCGCATCACCGTGATCGCCGACGGCGACACCGCCCTGGACCTCGACACCGTCGCGACCCTGTCCCGCACCGCATCCGATTTGCTGGACACGCTGGACGGCAACGACGGCAACGACGGCAGTTCGGCCGCCTATGTCCTCGAGGTCAGCTCTCCCGGCGTGGAGCGCCCGTTGACCACCGAGAAGCATTTCCGTCGGGCACGGGGCCGCAAGGTGGATCTGGCGCTGTCCGACGGATCACAGCTGGCCGGCCGGGTCGCCCGCGCGGCCGGCGGCACGCTGTCGCTGGTGGTCCGCGCCGGACGCGAACCGGCGCTGCGGGAGATCCCGCTGGCCGACATCATCAAAGCGGTGGTCCAAGTCGAGTTTTCACCGCCGCCACACGCGGAGTTGGAGCTGTTGGATCGGGCAGAGGGGACGGAGGCCGGAGCATGAACATCGACATGGCCGCGCTCCACGCGATCGAGGTGGACCGGGGCATTTCGGTCAGTGAGCTGCTCGAGACGATCAAGTCTGCGCTGCTCACCGCCTACCGGCACACCGAAGGGCACCAGTCCGACGCCCGGATCGAGATCGACCGCAAGACCGGCGTGGTGCGCGTCATCGCCCGCGAGACGGACGAAGACGGCAACCTGATCAGCGAGTGGGACGACACGCCCGAGGGCTTCGGCCGCATCGCGGCCACTACCGCACGCCAGGTCATGCTGCAACGCTTCCGGGACGCCGAGAACGAGCGGACCTTCGGCGAGTTCTCCACCCGCGAAGGCGAGATCGTCGCCGGGGTCATCCAGCGTGACAGCCGGGCCAACGCCCGCGGCCTGGTCGTCGTCCGGATGGGCACCGAAGCCAAGGCGTCCGAAGGCGTGATCCCGGCCGCTGAACAGGTGCCCGGCGAGAGCTACGAGCACGGCAACCGGCTGCGCTGTTACGTCGTCGGTGTCAGTCGCGGGTCGCGTGAGCCGCTGATCACGCTCTCGCGCACCCACCCGAACCTGGTCCGCAAGCTGTTCTCCCTGGAAGTGCCCGAGATCGCCGACGGCTCGGTGGAGATCGTGGCTGTGGCCCGCGAGGCCGGCCACCGGTCCAAGATCGCCGTCGCCTCCCGGGTGCCCGGCCTGAACGCCAAAGGGGCCTGCATCGGGCCGATGGGGCAGCGGGTCCGCAATGTGATGAGCGAGCTGTCCGGCGAGAAGATCGACATCATCGACTACGACGAGGACCCGGCCCGGTTCGTGGCCAACGCGTTGTCGCCGGCCAAGGTGGTCTCGGTGTCGGTCATCGACGCCAACGCCCGGGCCGCCCGCGTGGTGGTCCCCGACTTCCAGTTGTCACTGGCCATCGGCAAGGAAGGACAGAACGCCCGGCTGGCTGCCCGCCTCACCGGTTGGCGCATCGACATCCGGGGTGACGCCCCGGGGCAGCCCGAACAGGGCGCCAGCCACGGGATGGCGCACGAGCACTGAGGCGTCTTCGCGCCGGCTGCCGAACTCGGTGGCATCGGTTCGGCTCAGATGCCGAGTTGTCGCTCGATCTGCGGCCAGTAGCGCAGACCGCCGGGGCTCAGCAGAACCCAGTCATGGAACCCGCCGGTGGCCAGGACGAAGCTGATCGGCGCCGCTGACCAGAGGGTCGATCAGCGCACGATCGCCGGCCTTGCCTGATAGATCTTGTTTCAGCCGAGCACGCTGACGCGGGATGCGCCGTCGGTCGGATCTGCGCGGAGATGTAGCCGGCCACTTTGGGCGCCATGGTGCCGCGCACCACCCTGCTGGATGAGCGGGTAGATCGGCACCTCGAAGGTCGCGCCGGTCCGGTAGGCCATCACGGAGTAGGCGAGCCAGTGGAGGATCATCGGCGGCAAGAATGCGCCCCCGTGCAGGGCGTCTTCGCCGGCCGGGTGAGCCGGGACGATCTCGACGACGCGCATCCCGTCGTAGCTGGTGTAGCGGACCGTTTCGCCCAGCAGTGCCTTCAGGAGCCGCGGCGGCGCGTCGCTGAAGAGCGGTGTCAGGTAGCCGCTGGCAGACAGCTGCTGAACCGGCGAGCCCAGCACCGAGTTCGATGCGGCTCAGCAGTGACTGTCTGCCGCTGCAGGCGGGATGCTCCGCGGCTGGGACCGGCTCGATGGCCGGTGACCCGAAGATCGCGGTCCACAACGCGTTTCCCAGAGCCGACAGGTTGGCGGCTTCCGCGCTGATGAAGACTCCGCGCTCGACTGCAGCCTCGATATCACCTCAGAGTGAAAGGCCGCGGCCAGGGCGCTCATCGCCGGAAATGCCAGACCATGCGTCGAGAACAGCTCCGCAATGGCCACCGGTGGTCCGCAGGAGTCCGGTACTGAACTGATGCGAATATCACGCTGTCGTCAGACGCGGGCGCCCGCGCCGCGCGGGTGGTTCTGACCACTGGTCGGGTGACGCTAGACTGAGCCGTGATCCAGCGCGAGCCTTCGGCCTCGACGCGCCAACGCCCGGGCACCCCCAGCGGACCGGTGCGGACGTGTGTCGGATGCCGGAAGCGAGAGCTGGCCGTCGAACTGCTTCGAGTGGTGGCTCGGTCAACCGGGAACGGCAACCACGCCGTGATCGTTGATCCAGCCGGAAGCCTGCCGGGGCGAGGTGCCTGGTTGCATCCCGGTCCGCAGTGCCTGCAACAAGCGATTCGGCGGCGGGCTTTCACCAGAGCGCTGCGCATCACCGGTTCACCGGACACATCCGCGGTGATCGAGCATCTGAGCTCGTCCCACCGCGCAACAGAACAGGTAGCAACGAACATGAGCACACCGTGAAGTCCCGATGACCATGCGTCATAGCTAAACCCGAGGCGCGGCCCCCTGCTGTCGCCTCATAGACAGGAGATGTAGTGGCAGGTAAGGCCCGCGTACACGAGTTGGCTAAGGAACTCGGTGTCACCAGCAAGGAAGTTCTCGCCCGGCTGACCGAACAGGGCGAATTCGTCAAATCGGCATCATCCACGGTGGAAGCACCCGTGGCCCGGCGGCTCCGCGAGTCGTTCGGTGGCGGCAAGTCCGCCGGCGGCGGTGCGGCGAAGAGCCCCCAATCAGCCCCCCCGGCCAGTGCCCCGATCGTCGCCAAGCCCGCCGAGAAGGCGGTGCCGTCGGCGACCGGTGCGGCACTCGACCGTGCGCTGGACAAGGCGGTGGGCAACGGCGCGTCCACCGGTGCCCCGGCCAAGCCGGCCGCTCCGAGTCGCCCGGCGGCCGCGGCCACTCCGGCCCCGCCGGCGCCGCCGGCCACACCGGCAGCCCCGGCCGCCCCACCGGCCCCGGCGGCCCCGGCGGCCAGAGCGAAGCCCGCACCGCCGGCCCCGCCGACGCCCGGCCCCGCGGCTCCCACGCCGGGACAAGCCGCCCCGCCGCAGGCCCCGCAACCGGGCGCGACGCCCGGACCGCGTCCGGGCCCGATGCCCAAGCCCGGCGTGCGCACCCCCCGCGTCGGCAACAACCCGTTCTCCTCGGCGCAGCCGGTGGACCGGCCGATTCCGCGTCCGCATCCGCAGGCTCCGCGCCCCGGCGCACCCCGGCCGGGCGCGCCGCGACCGGGCGGAGCCTCGCCCAGCAGCATGCCGCCGCGTCCCGGCGGCTCCTCCGGTGGGCCGCGTCCGCCGCGTACCGGCGCACCCCGGCCAGGAGGAGCCCGTCCTGGTGGCAGCGGCGGTCCCGGCGGAGGCGGCGGTGGTAACTACCGTGGCGGCGGCGGTGTCGGCGCGGCGCCCGGCGGTGGCGGCGGCTTCCGGGGTCGCCCCGGTGGCGGTGGCCCCGGCGCTGGCGGCGGTGGCGGTGGCGGCGGCGGCCGTCCCGGTCAGCGCGGTGGCGCGGCCGGTGCGTTCGGCCGTCCCGGAGGCGCGCCGCGGCGTGGCCGCAAGTCCAAGCGGGCAAAACGCGCCGAGTACGAGAACATGCAGGCGCCGGTCGTCGGTGGCGTGCGGTTGCCGCACGGCAACGGCGAGACAATCCGGCTGGCCCGCGGCGCATCGCTGAGCGACTTCGCCGACAAGATCAACGCCAACCCGGCCGCGCTGGTGCAGGCACTGTTCAATCTGGGCGAGATGGTCACCGCCACCCAGTCGGTTGGCGACGAGACGCTCGAGCTGCTGGGCAGCGAGATGAACTACAACGTCCAGGTCGTCAGCCCCGAGGACGAGGACCGCGAGCTGCTGGAGTCGTTTGATCTCTCCTACGGAGAAGACTCCGGGGACGAGGGCGATCTGCAGACCCGTCCGCCGGTGGTCACCGTCATGGGTCACGTCGACCACGGCAAGACCCGGCTGTTGGACACCATCCGTAAGGCCAGCGTCCGTGAGGGCGAGGCCGGTGGCATCACCCAGCACATCGGTGCCTACCAGGTCGGTGTCAACTTCGAGGGCAGCGAGCGGCTGATCACCTTCATCGACACCCCCGGTCACGAGGCGTTCACCGCCATGCGTGCCCGCGGTGCCAAGGCCACCGACATCGCCATCCTGGTGGTGGCCGCCGACGACGGCGTGATGCCGCAGACGGTGGAGGCCATCAACCACGCGCAGGCCGCCGATGTGCCGATCGTGGTGGCGGTCAACAAGATCGACAAAGAGGGTGCCGACCCGGCCAAGATCCGCGGCCAGCTCACCGAATACGGTTTGGTGGCAGAGGATTTCGGTGGCGACACGATGTTCGTGGACATCTCGGCCAAGCAGGGCACCAATATCGAGGCGCTCGAAGAGGCGGTGCTGCTGACCGCCGACGCGGCCCTGGACCTGCGAGCCAACCCCGACATGGAAGCTCAGGGTGTGGCGATCGAGGCGCACCTGGACCGCGGCCGCGGTCCGGTGGCCACTGTGTTGATCCAGCGCGGCACGCTGCGGGTGGGTGACTCGGTGGTGGCCGGCGACGCGTACGGCCGGGTGCGCCGGATGGTCGACGAGCACGGCGAGGACGTCGAGGAGGCGCTGCCGTCCCGGCCGGTGCAGGTCATCGGCTTCACGTCGGTGCCCGGTGCCGGTGACAACTTCCTGGTCGTCGACGAGGACCGCATCGCCCGCCAGATCGCCGACCGGCGCAGCGCCCGCAAGCGCAACGCCCTGGCCGCGCGCAGCCGTAAGCGGATCAGCCTGGAGGACCTGGACTCGGCGCTGAAGGAAACCAGCCAGCTGAACCTGATCCTCAAGGGCGACAACGCCGGTACCGTCGAGGCGCTGGAAGAGGCCCTGATGGGCATCGAGGTGGACGACGAGGTGGCGCTGCGCGTCATCGACCGCGGTGTCGGTGGCATCACCGAAACCAACGTCAACCTGGCGTCGGCCTCGGATGCGATCATCATCGGCTTCAACGTGCGTGCCGAAGGTAAGGCGACGGAGCTGGCCAACCGCGAAGGCGTCGAGATCCGTTACTACTCGGTCATCTACCAGGCGATCGACGAGATTGAGAAGGCTTTGCGCGGCATGCTCAAGCCGATCTACGAGGAGAACCAGCTGGGTCGCGCGGAGATCCGCGCCATCTTCCGG harbors:
- the infB gene encoding translation initiation factor IF-2; the protein is MAGKARVHELAKELGVTSKEVLARLTEQGEFVKSASSTVEAPVARRLRESFGGGKSAGGGAAKSPQSAPPASAPIVAKPAEKAVPSATGAALDRALDKAVGNGASTGAPAKPAAPSRPAAAATPAPPAPPATPAAPAAPPAPAAPAARAKPAPPAPPTPGPAAPTPGQAAPPQAPQPGATPGPRPGPMPKPGVRTPRVGNNPFSSAQPVDRPIPRPHPQAPRPGAPRPGAPRPGGASPSSMPPRPGGSSGGPRPPRTGAPRPGGARPGGSGGPGGGGGGNYRGGGGVGAAPGGGGGFRGRPGGGGPGAGGGGGGGGGRPGQRGGAAGAFGRPGGAPRRGRKSKRAKRAEYENMQAPVVGGVRLPHGNGETIRLARGASLSDFADKINANPAALVQALFNLGEMVTATQSVGDETLELLGSEMNYNVQVVSPEDEDRELLESFDLSYGEDSGDEGDLQTRPPVVTVMGHVDHGKTRLLDTIRKASVREGEAGGITQHIGAYQVGVNFEGSERLITFIDTPGHEAFTAMRARGAKATDIAILVVAADDGVMPQTVEAINHAQAADVPIVVAVNKIDKEGADPAKIRGQLTEYGLVAEDFGGDTMFVDISAKQGTNIEALEEAVLLTADAALDLRANPDMEAQGVAIEAHLDRGRGPVATVLIQRGTLRVGDSVVAGDAYGRVRRMVDEHGEDVEEALPSRPVQVIGFTSVPGAGDNFLVVDEDRIARQIADRRSARKRNALAARSRKRISLEDLDSALKETSQLNLILKGDNAGTVEALEEALMGIEVDDEVALRVIDRGVGGITETNVNLASASDAIIIGFNVRAEGKATELANREGVEIRYYSVIYQAIDEIEKALRGMLKPIYEENQLGRAEIRAIFRSSKVGIIAGCMITSGVVRRNAKARLLRDNIVVTENLSINSLRREKDDVTEVREGFECGLTLGYADIKEGDIIESFELVQKERS